A stretch of Miscanthus floridulus cultivar M001 chromosome 13, ASM1932011v1, whole genome shotgun sequence DNA encodes these proteins:
- the LOC136500108 gene encoding uncharacterized protein: MGPKAVKEELEKKYNIKIPYQTVFYERQRAANKLFGKWDDCFDYLFRFKAEIELRSPSSVVEIDTVTVEANAIDGHNWLYPIAFGFFDSETKNNWTWFMEQLGKALGPMNHLAICIDACKGLETAMKKVFPRAEQRECFRHLMENMKKRFIGNAYAKYMWPAARACTVEKFNKLMDKVIEVYPGVVPWLKEHHSLLWARSGFKEEIKCDFINNNLAKSWNAWIQAHKDLPLDILTDAIRHKTMILFEKRRYPRP, encoded by the exons ATGGGTCCCAAAGCTGTGAAGGAAGAGTTAGAGAAGAAGTACAACATAAAGATTCCATATCAGACTGTATTTTATGAGAGACAGAGGGCTGCAAATAAATTATTTGGTAAGTGGGATGATTGTTTTGATTATTTGTTTAGATTCAAGGCTGAGATTGAGCTTAGGTCTCCTAGTAGTGTAGTTGAGATAGATACAGTTACTGTGGAAG CTAATGCAATAGATGGCCACAATTGGTTGTACCCAATTGCTTTTGGCTTCTTTGATTCAGAGACCAAGAATAATTGGACTTGGTTCATGGAACAGTTAGGAAAAGCTTTAGGGCCAATGAACCACTTGGCTATATGCATTGATGCCTGCAAAGGGCTAGAAACAGCTATGAAAAAGGTTTTCCCTAGAGCAGAGCAGAGAGAGTGTTTCAGGCATCTCATGGAAAATATGAAGAAAAGGTTTATAGGAAATGCCTATGCCAAGTACATGTGGCCAGCAGCAAGGGCATGCACAGTAGAGAAGTTCAATAAATTGATGGACAAAGTTATTGAAGTCTATCCAGGAGTTGTTCCATGGTTGAAGGAACATCACAGTTTACTGTGGGCCAGGAGTGGATTCAAGGAAGAGATCAAGTGTGACTTCATAAATAACAATTTGGCTAAATCTTGGAATGCATGGATCCAAGCACACAAAGATCTACCATTAGACATTCTAACTGATGCTATCAGGCACAAGACAATGATACTTTTTGAGAAGAGAAGATATCCAAGGCCCTAA
- the LOC136499258 gene encoding PTI1-like tyrosine-protein kinase 3, whose protein sequence is MRRWLCCSHFDTPYLETENGLTSSPDRTSGNSLNSNSDPAKPPSIEVPALSFDELKEKTDDFGSKALVGEGSYGRVYYAVLENEQHVAVKKLDTSADPEPDNEFLAQVSIVSRLKHENFVDMLGYCIEGDQRLLAYEFATMGSLHDILHGRKGVAGAQPGPALDWIQRVKIAVDASKGLEYLHEKVQPSIVHRDIRSSNVLLFEDYKAKIADFNLSSQSPDMAARLHSTRVLGTFGYHAPEYAMTGQLTQKSDVYSFGVVLLELLTGRKPVDHTMPRGQQSLVTWATPRLGEDKVKQCVDPRLNGEYPPKGVAKLAAVAALCIQYESEFRPSMSIVVKALSPLLVNAPCQAAGAPDISSDA, encoded by the exons ATGCGCCGGTGGCTTTGCTGCAGTCATTTTGACACGCCATATCTTGAAACCGAAAATGGACTTACAAGCAGTCCTGATAGAACAAGTG GAAACAGTTTAAATTCAAACAGTGATCCTGCAAAACCACCTTCCATTGAAGTACCTGCATTGTCATTTGATGAATTGAAAGAAAAGACAGATGATTTTGGGTCCAAGGCTTTGGTTGGTGAGGGGTCATATGGAAGAGTATATTATGCTGTTCTGGAAAACGAACAACATGTGGCTGTAAAGAAGCTTGATACTTCAGCAGATCCTGAGCCTGATAATGAATTTCTAGCACAG GTGTCCATTGTTTCAAGATTAAAACATGAAAACTTTGTGGACATGCTTGGTTATTGTATCGAAGGAGATCAACGTCTACTAGCTTATGAATTCGCTACAATGGGCTCGCTACATGATATTTTGCATG GAAGAAAAGGTGTTGCAGGTGCACAACCTGGACCTGCTCTTGACTGGATACAAAGAGTCAAAATTGCTGTTGATGCTTCAAAAGGTCTTGAATATCTTCATGAGAAGGTTCAACCTTCCATAGTCCATCGAGATATACGGTCTAGCAATGTTCTTTTATTTGAGGACTACAAGGCTAAAATTGCAGACTTCAATCTTTCAAGCCAATCTCCAGATATGGCTGCTCGTCTACATTCTACTCGCGTCCTTGGAACCTTCGGATATCATGCTCCAGA GTATGCTATGACTGGCCAACTGACTCAAAAAAGTGATGTATATAGTTTTGGGGTTGTCCTTTTAGAGCTTCTAACTGGAAGGAAACCTGTAGATCATACAATGCCAAGGGGCCAGCAGAGTCTTGTTACTTGG GCAACACCAAGGCTTGGTGAGGACAAGGTGAAACAATGTGTTGATCCAAGATTGAATGGAGAATACCCTCCAAAGGGAGTTGCAAAG CTAGCAGCAGTGGCGGCTCTCTGTATTCAATACGAATCTGAGTTCAGACCGAGCATGAGCATAGTAGTCAAGGCATTGTCTCCTCTTCTTGTAAATGCACCATGTCAGGCGGCTGGTGCTCCTGATATATCTTCAGATGCCTGA